Proteins encoded in a region of the Paenibacillus wynnii genome:
- a CDS encoding DUF4956 domain-containing protein codes for MLDSIFNTTLTNTELSLTNAIITILLSIALGGIISFTYMKTNPNSYSQSFTLTMVLLPVIVAIIILLIGSNIARAFSLAGAFSIIRFRSAPGDPKDITFVLFTMASGLACGVGSFGYAVLFTVILCVLMFILNHFNFGVRKTLQKMLKVTIPENLGYDEAFDEIFKKYNIRYELKKIRTTELGSLYELVYAVSMDGLTNQKEFLDDIRCRNGNLDISLTMSPTSTDY; via the coding sequence ATGCTTGATTCAATCTTCAACACAACTCTAACCAATACAGAGTTAAGTTTAACTAACGCAATTATAACCATCCTGTTATCCATTGCATTAGGCGGCATTATCAGCTTCACCTACATGAAGACCAACCCCAATTCATATTCACAAAGTTTCACCTTGACTATGGTCTTGCTTCCGGTGATTGTGGCGATCATCATTCTTTTAATCGGCAGCAATATCGCAAGGGCCTTCAGCCTTGCCGGAGCTTTCTCCATCATTCGGTTTAGAAGCGCACCCGGCGATCCTAAAGATATTACCTTTGTCTTGTTCACCATGGCATCCGGACTGGCTTGCGGAGTGGGTTCATTCGGTTACGCCGTATTGTTTACAGTTATTCTGTGTGTGCTCATGTTTATCCTTAATCATTTTAACTTTGGCGTAAGAAAAACATTGCAAAAAATGCTTAAAGTGACGATTCCAGAGAACCTGGGATACGACGAGGCCTTCGACGAAATCTTTAAAAAATATAACATTAGGTATGAGCTTAAGAAGATTAGAACAACAGAGCTTGGCAGCTTGTATGAACTGGTATATGCCGTTTCGATGGATGGGCTAACGAACCAGAAGGAATTCCTCGATGATATTCGTTGCAGAAACGGCAATCTAGATATCTCGCTAACCATGAGTCCTACCTCGACTGACTATTAA
- a CDS encoding carbohydrate-binding domain-containing protein, with the protein MKKLITGSKLSKLSMVFMCAALIAACGNTSEAQTNDETASTTTTAAKSTVATEGQQTSIKMSDLVTFDEKDQSTDWSAENPVLIQLEGTSASIEGSGAEAKDGSVMITAAGTYVLSGKLTEGQVVVDVQDEGNVRLVLNGVDIHDSDSAPIYVKEAKNAMITLIAGTENVVTDGKTYVLADDSTDEPNAAIFSKSDLTINGTGKLSVLANYNNGITSKDDLKIREGTIEVQAADDGILGRDMVAVADGKITIVAAGDGIKATNDTDAAKGFIAIAGGTFDVKAGADGIQAETTVLIDGGTYTMVTGGGNENGEVKVEERGQGGPWGGDTAQSSTDTEIESEETESQSAKGVKATGNIVVNNGTFTIDSADDAIHSNGSVVVSGGELAIASGDDGLHAGTSLTISGGQVDITKSYEGIEGSVITISGGETHVVASDDGTNAAGGTNNLLNITGGYLTVNSLGDGLDSNGSLSMSGGTVVVSGPTGNGNGTLDYDGTFEMTGGTLAAAGSSGMAQAPSNDSSQFSLLMSFPQTQKAGTLVHLEDSEGNNIMTFAPAKDYQTIVISSPNLKKAGSYTLYSRGTSTGSEVSGYYADGEYSGGTKVIDFEITTSVTWLNESGVTAAQSNNFGGGGGGGRSKGVRPDGAAPEGDSSM; encoded by the coding sequence ATGAAGAAGCTTATAACAGGGAGTAAATTAAGTAAATTATCGATGGTGTTCATGTGTGCGGCCTTAATCGCTGCTTGTGGAAATACATCTGAGGCACAGACGAATGACGAGACGGCATCAACAACGACAACCGCAGCGAAGAGTACAGTGGCTACTGAGGGGCAACAAACCAGCATAAAGATGTCCGATTTGGTGACCTTTGATGAGAAGGATCAATCTACGGATTGGAGTGCAGAGAATCCGGTTCTTATTCAACTGGAGGGAACAAGCGCCAGCATTGAAGGTTCCGGGGCTGAAGCAAAGGATGGCTCGGTGATGATCACAGCAGCGGGAACCTATGTCCTTAGCGGAAAGCTTACCGAAGGCCAGGTTGTCGTAGATGTTCAGGATGAAGGAAACGTTCGGTTGGTGCTGAACGGTGTGGATATTCATGATAGTGACAGCGCGCCGATCTACGTCAAAGAGGCTAAAAATGCGATGATAACACTTATAGCGGGAACAGAGAATGTTGTTACCGATGGAAAAACCTACGTGCTCGCGGATGATTCAACAGATGAGCCCAATGCAGCTATTTTCAGTAAGTCAGATCTGACGATTAATGGAACCGGTAAACTGTCGGTTCTCGCGAACTACAACAACGGAATAACAAGTAAAGATGACCTGAAAATCAGAGAAGGAACTATTGAAGTTCAGGCTGCGGATGATGGAATTCTGGGACGCGACATGGTTGCCGTTGCAGACGGAAAAATAACGATTGTGGCTGCAGGAGACGGAATCAAAGCAACCAATGACACCGATGCTGCTAAAGGATTCATTGCTATAGCAGGTGGAACGTTTGATGTTAAGGCCGGAGCTGATGGAATTCAAGCGGAAACAACGGTGCTGATTGATGGCGGTACCTACACCATGGTTACTGGCGGCGGTAATGAGAATGGTGAAGTCAAAGTGGAAGAAAGAGGGCAAGGCGGTCCATGGGGCGGCGATACAGCCCAGTCCAGCACCGACACTGAGATTGAATCGGAAGAAACGGAATCACAAAGTGCGAAGGGTGTGAAAGCTACAGGGAACATTGTTGTTAATAACGGCACCTTTACGATTGATTCTGCAGATGATGCCATTCACAGTAATGGAAGTGTAGTTGTATCTGGCGGAGAACTCGCTATTGCATCTGGCGATGACGGATTACATGCGGGTACCTCGCTAACGATTTCCGGCGGACAAGTCGATATCACCAAAAGCTATGAAGGAATCGAAGGATCCGTGATCACGATTTCAGGTGGTGAAACTCATGTGGTCGCCTCTGATGACGGAACGAATGCGGCAGGTGGAACAAATAATCTGCTCAATATCACCGGAGGCTACTTAACTGTTAATTCTCTAGGCGACGGATTGGATTCTAACGGATCTCTCTCCATGTCCGGCGGCACCGTGGTTGTGAGCGGTCCAACCGGCAACGGCAATGGCACCTTGGACTATGACGGCACCTTCGAGATGACCGGTGGAACCTTGGCGGCGGCTGGGAGCTCGGGAATGGCCCAAGCACCATCGAACGACTCCAGCCAATTCTCTCTCCTTATGAGTTTTCCACAGACACAGAAGGCCGGAACTTTAGTTCATCTGGAAGACAGCGAGGGAAACAATATCATGACCTTTGCCCCTGCAAAGGATTATCAAACGATTGTGATCAGCTCGCCGAATCTGAAGAAGGCTGGTTCGTACACTCTCTATTCGAGAGGGACATCAACTGGCAGCGAAGTCAGCGGCTATTATGCGGACGGAGAATACTCTGGCGGCACGAAGGTGATTGATTTCGAGATTACAACAAGCGTGACTTGGTTGAATGAATCGGGAGTAACGGCCGCTCAAAGCAACAATTTTGGTGGAGGCGGTGGAGGAGGTAGATCCAAAGGCGTAAGACCCGATGGAGCAGCCCCCGAAGGCGATAGCTCAATGTAG
- a CDS encoding TetR/AcrR family transcriptional regulator, protein MNNNTLDQILDTAQRLVQTLGFNAFSYADISKEVGIRKASIHYHFPNKADLGEALVGRYHNNFTTALKQIDAQIPDDLEKLRQFTTLYKAGPLQDFRLCLGVMYSTDYITLPERVQDKLTGYFSTNLTWLEQVMNHGLMAGTITFKGSAKAQALKFLAALQGAQLLARSFKDIEKFEEIAEELITALAKN, encoded by the coding sequence ATGAACAATAACACGTTAGATCAAATTTTGGATACTGCGCAGCGGCTGGTTCAAACATTAGGCTTTAATGCGTTTAGTTATGCGGACATCTCAAAAGAAGTCGGTATTCGAAAGGCAAGCATTCATTATCACTTCCCCAATAAGGCAGACTTGGGAGAAGCGTTAGTCGGGCGGTATCATAATAATTTTACTACCGCTCTAAAGCAAATTGATGCGCAAATACCAGATGATTTGGAAAAGCTGCGTCAATTCACTACGCTTTACAAAGCAGGGCCCTTACAAGATTTTCGTCTCTGTTTGGGCGTCATGTACTCAACCGACTACATTACGTTACCAGAGAGAGTACAAGACAAACTCACGGGGTACTTTTCCACTAATCTAACCTGGCTGGAGCAAGTAATGAATCATGGATTAATGGCGGGAACGATCACCTTCAAAGGTTCAGCAAAGGCCCAAGCTCTTAAGTTTCTTGCAGCACTCCAAGGCGCACAATTGCTCGCACGAAGTTTTAAGGACATCGAGAAATTTGAGGAGATAGCCGAAGAATTAATAACTGCTTTAGCTAAAAACTAA
- a CDS encoding SDR family NAD(P)-dependent oxidoreductase, which produces MDFQGKVIIITGGGSGMGKATAIELVKLGANVVINGRREQVLLDAAAEIDPTGEHVITVVGDIRNPETSARIMEETINTFSGIDVLIVSSGIFKPTPFLDHSEADFNSYMDTIVKGTFFIAQAVIPEMIKRGGGAIVSVGSMWATQAIGATPSSAYSAAMAGRHALTRNLAIEFAKDHIRINTVAPAVVETPVYNSFIPQDQMRSVLDSFNTFHPLGRIGQPKDMVSAILFLASEEASWITGALLPVDGGVTAGRH; this is translated from the coding sequence GTGGATTTTCAAGGTAAAGTGATTATTATTACAGGTGGCGGCAGTGGCATGGGGAAAGCAACAGCGATTGAATTAGTGAAATTGGGGGCTAATGTTGTGATCAATGGCCGACGGGAGCAAGTATTATTAGATGCTGCGGCAGAAATTGATCCAACAGGAGAACACGTGATTACGGTAGTGGGAGATATAAGGAATCCTGAAACTTCTGCAAGAATTATGGAAGAAACCATTAATACATTTAGTGGTATCGATGTATTGATCGTAAGCTCAGGAATCTTTAAGCCCACACCTTTTTTAGATCATTCCGAGGCAGACTTTAACTCCTATATGGATACTATTGTGAAAGGAACATTTTTTATTGCGCAAGCCGTTATCCCTGAGATGATAAAGCGTGGGGGTGGAGCCATCGTCTCCGTGGGTTCCATGTGGGCAACTCAGGCCATTGGTGCCACACCTTCAAGTGCATACTCAGCTGCCATGGCGGGGAGACATGCGTTAACCCGTAATTTAGCTATAGAATTTGCTAAAGATCATATTCGCATAAATACCGTAGCTCCTGCTGTAGTAGAGACACCTGTTTACAATAGCTTTATTCCCCAAGATCAAATGAGAAGTGTATTAGATAGTTTTAATACGTTTCATCCACTTGGAAGAATTGGTCAGCCCAAGGATATGGTGTCCGCCATCTTGTTCTTGGCTAGTGAAGAAGCAAGTTGGATTACGGGAGCCCTTTTACCAGTCGATGGTGGTGTAACTGCGGGTAGGCATTAA
- a CDS encoding DUF1259 domain-containing protein, whose amino-acid sequence MAISPLCRQYATILRATPQVINGVCTASSVRNNIKPRILGKNSKSFLTIPQAFSFESIGRDGRALNLGETVILTAEINPFISRLRKHGIKVTALHNHWLFTNPNIWYIHFEKVEKPLVFARNTRDALNVLTTKIVRPVMVKK is encoded by the coding sequence ATGGCAATCAGTCCACTCTGCAGACAATATGCAACCATTTTAAGAGCTACCCCACAAGTTATAAATGGGGTTTGCACAGCTTCGTCGGTCAGAAATAATATTAAACCTAGAATACTAGGCAAGAATTCAAAATCCTTTTTAACGATTCCACAAGCCTTTTCATTTGAAAGTATTGGCCGTGACGGAAGAGCCTTAAACCTCGGCGAGACGGTTATTCTGACTGCTGAAATCAATCCGTTTATTTCACGTCTTCGCAAGCATGGGATAAAAGTAACCGCCCTCCATAATCACTGGTTATTCACCAACCCCAACATTTGGTACATTCACTTCGAAAAGGTGGAAAAACCGTTGGTATTCGCTAGAAATACCCGCGATGCACTAAATGTACTGACCACTAAAATAGTTCGACCCGTAATGGTAAAAAAATAA
- a CDS encoding ABC transporter ATP-binding protein has translation MQTIIQTKNLSKNYGTTAVLRNIDLVIEAGELTAVMGPSGSGKSTLMNVLSTIDRFSGGEVWLDGKSLLDLNRKSLRQFRQERMGFIFQDYNLLDTLTVKENILLPLSLRKFKAEEMEKRLLPILKALNIEDILNKYPNEISGGQKQRAASARAIITKPAIVFADEPTGALDSRSATQLLEQLVSLNEVFGTTIMMVTHDIYAASYCKRVIFLRDGGIVNEIYAGDQIQKAFYDRILETQSLMGGKSR, from the coding sequence ATGCAAACCATCATTCAAACTAAAAATTTATCCAAAAACTATGGCACAACAGCTGTACTCAGAAATATTGATTTGGTGATTGAGGCCGGAGAACTTACAGCGGTTATGGGACCCTCAGGCTCTGGGAAATCGACACTTATGAATGTGTTATCTACAATTGACCGATTTTCCGGAGGAGAGGTGTGGCTGGATGGCAAGTCATTGCTTGATCTGAATAGAAAATCGCTGAGGCAGTTTCGCCAGGAGCGTATGGGGTTTATTTTTCAAGACTATAACCTTCTAGATACGTTAACGGTAAAAGAAAACATCCTGCTGCCGCTCTCATTGCGTAAATTTAAGGCGGAAGAGATGGAGAAGCGGCTGCTGCCCATTCTGAAGGCGCTCAATATTGAGGACATTCTTAATAAATATCCAAATGAAATATCAGGCGGGCAAAAGCAGCGGGCGGCATCGGCTAGGGCAATCATTACGAAACCGGCGATTGTATTCGCTGACGAGCCGACGGGAGCGCTTGATTCAAGGTCAGCGACACAACTATTGGAACAGCTTGTTAGCTTAAATGAAGTGTTTGGAACGACGATCATGATGGTTACACATGATATCTATGCAGCGAGCTATTGCAAAAGAGTCATTTTTCTGCGCGATGGGGGTATTGTGAATGAAATCTATGCAGGCGATCAAATCCAGAAGGCTTTCTATGATCGTATTCTGGAAACCCAGAGCCTTATGGGAGGCAAATCGCGATGA
- a CDS encoding ABC transporter permease yields the protein MTLLDLTIRNVKRNFRLYSIYLFSMITGVIIQFTFSSLMYNEDIMDALQNRDNFQMGVGIASVVVFMFIIFFILYANSFFMKQRKKEFGMYLLYGLSERQITIMVFYETLFISSISLIAGVLLGGLLSKLFGMLLMNLMQYDQVISLSFPVHAMVSTAGLFLLLAIIISVQSYVMVNRVQLTELFHAKQKSEKAVKTSPVMAMISLLLLGMAYALISSGKGSVFWEDYATWSMVATTIGIIGGTFLFFRQFSGWLLQTISRRSKYHEGNTVLWSSSLRFQIRGNTLNLTFISLFSAAILMLLCFMTINYKVQFEAVERNLPNDIAFQSLDVATNGKIDDLIKSSNHEIRFHLTEELVEASPVTDMHVAFDNPEYFTPGVLLVSQQTYNEFVALREHKQNVSLQGNEAVALSQGADFPEPYAPGQQPSFTVKTDKETTFKLIEKKDYAYLGWASHPVKSMILKPAVIVISDEAYQRLQDHANIRSFEIYGLRDARNAEDLSMQVHTIVTQTPDAYYSSFADVYSKQIEGSSLMLFSSGFLSLIAIFALASVIYFKQLREATDEQLQYSILRKIGVDNSQMKSVIRKQLLFVFLPPLVLGVLHSWFIIKYYILDSVQDFHGLTGMVWSIMGVYFLIYLLFYVSSTNIYYKIVNENH from the coding sequence ATGACCCTGCTCGATCTAACGATTCGGAATGTAAAGCGAAATTTCCGACTCTATAGTATCTATTTATTTTCCATGATTACGGGTGTCATCATTCAATTTACTTTTTCTTCCCTCATGTATAACGAAGATATCATGGATGCGCTGCAAAACCGGGATAACTTCCAAATGGGTGTAGGCATTGCGTCTGTTGTGGTCTTTATGTTCATCATTTTCTTCATTCTGTACGCCAATTCGTTCTTTATGAAGCAGCGTAAAAAAGAGTTCGGGATGTATCTGCTGTATGGCTTGAGCGAACGGCAAATTACAATTATGGTGTTCTATGAAACGCTGTTTATAAGTTCGATTTCTTTGATTGCAGGTGTACTGCTTGGGGGATTGTTGTCCAAGCTCTTCGGAATGCTGCTCATGAATTTAATGCAATATGATCAGGTCATCTCGCTGTCGTTCCCTGTTCATGCGATGGTTTCCACAGCCGGTTTGTTCCTTTTGCTTGCTATCATTATTAGCGTACAAAGCTATGTGATGGTGAACCGGGTGCAGCTTACGGAATTGTTCCATGCCAAGCAAAAATCAGAAAAGGCCGTAAAGACCTCCCCCGTCATGGCGATGATTTCATTACTTTTGCTCGGGATGGCTTACGCTTTGATCAGTAGCGGGAAGGGATCCGTATTCTGGGAGGATTATGCCACATGGAGTATGGTTGCTACGACCATCGGTATTATAGGAGGCACATTTCTGTTCTTCCGTCAATTTTCAGGCTGGCTGCTCCAAACTATAAGTCGCAGGAGCAAATACCACGAAGGAAATACGGTGCTGTGGAGTTCTTCCTTACGCTTCCAAATTAGGGGAAATACCTTGAATTTAACGTTTATTTCATTGTTCAGTGCGGCAATTCTGATGTTGTTGTGTTTCATGACAATCAATTATAAGGTACAGTTTGAGGCGGTGGAGAGGAATTTACCCAATGATATAGCGTTTCAGTCGCTGGATGTTGCAACAAACGGTAAAATTGATGATCTGATCAAAAGCTCCAACCACGAAATTCGCTTCCACCTCACGGAAGAGTTAGTAGAGGCGTCCCCTGTGACGGATATGCATGTGGCTTTTGATAATCCTGAATATTTCACACCAGGTGTCCTACTCGTATCTCAGCAAACCTACAATGAGTTTGTCGCACTGCGGGAACACAAGCAAAACGTTAGTCTGCAAGGAAATGAAGCGGTTGCCCTGTCCCAAGGGGCAGACTTTCCAGAGCCGTATGCACCGGGCCAACAGCCAAGCTTTACGGTTAAGACGGATAAGGAAACGACGTTTAAGTTAATTGAGAAAAAAGACTATGCATACCTAGGCTGGGCCTCGCATCCCGTGAAGTCCATGATCCTTAAACCTGCGGTAATCGTAATTTCAGATGAGGCGTATCAAAGACTACAGGATCATGCGAACATAAGGTCGTTTGAAATCTATGGGCTTCGTGATGCTAGAAATGCCGAAGACTTATCAATGCAAGTACACACGATCGTCACACAGACGCCAGATGCCTATTATTCCTCGTTCGCAGACGTGTACTCCAAGCAAATTGAAGGGTCATCGTTGATGCTGTTTTCCAGCGGTTTTCTATCCCTCATTGCTATCTTTGCGCTAGCCAGTGTCATATACTTCAAGCAATTGCGCGAAGCAACGGATGAACAGCTGCAATATTCAATTCTCCGTAAAATCGGCGTCGATAACAGTCAAATGAAAAGTGTGATTCGCAAGCAGCTATTGTTTGTTTTTTTACCGCCACTGGTACTGGGAGTGCTTCACAGTTGGTTCATTATCAAGTATTACATTCTTGATTCTGTACAGGATTTTCACGGCCTTACAGGTATGGTCTGGAGTATAATGGGTGTCTACTTCTTGATTTACCTGTTGTTTTACGTCTCTTCCACAAATATTTACTATAAAATCGTGAATGAGAATCATTAG
- a CDS encoding sensor histidine kinase, whose translation MRFWRFIKYERSYLFLYALGFLLTISVFATDPHISWSWQTFFYSLILNLFCLAAFLLYRYLKNVQAIRCMYDVDTEPLSLEAEAYREAIEQLEIKHIRALNDVQDKQKEYYDFIVSWFHEIKTPIAILRLMQQTETDPKSLDEEVSRIEHYVDQALYYAKLDSFNQDYEIVNCNLELMAKEAVKSHSKTFISKKIGIHLDVEPTIVQSDSKWLSFIINQLVTNSLKYTNNHGQISISTHVTQQEKQLILRDNGIGIDLKDLPRIFNRGFTGTNGRVFKKSTGMGLYLAQELSKKLGHYISCESAAGMGSFTEFIIHFPKNHDPHLNMLQKNTPKTQ comes from the coding sequence ATGAGATTTTGGCGATTCATCAAGTATGAACGGTCGTATCTGTTCTTGTATGCCTTAGGATTCCTTCTTACGATTTCCGTATTTGCTACGGACCCCCATATTTCATGGAGTTGGCAAACATTCTTTTATTCGTTGATATTGAACCTCTTCTGTCTGGCAGCCTTCCTACTCTACCGCTATCTAAAGAATGTTCAGGCCATCCGCTGTATGTACGATGTAGACACCGAACCGCTGTCACTGGAGGCGGAAGCTTACCGTGAGGCCATTGAGCAGCTAGAGATTAAGCATATTCGTGCCTTGAACGATGTGCAGGATAAGCAAAAGGAATACTATGACTTCATCGTCTCTTGGTTCCACGAGATTAAGACACCCATTGCGATCTTACGGTTGATGCAGCAAACGGAGACCGACCCCAAGAGTTTGGACGAAGAGGTGTCACGAATTGAGCACTACGTAGATCAAGCCTTGTATTATGCCAAGCTCGACAGCTTCAATCAAGACTATGAAATCGTGAACTGTAATTTGGAGTTGATGGCCAAAGAAGCCGTTAAATCACATTCCAAAACGTTCATCTCTAAAAAAATAGGCATCCACTTGGATGTAGAACCCACTATAGTACAAAGCGATTCGAAATGGCTGTCGTTTATCATCAACCAGCTCGTTACAAACAGCCTGAAATATACAAATAATCACGGGCAAATCTCAATATCAACACATGTTACACAGCAAGAAAAGCAGCTCATCCTTCGTGACAACGGCATCGGTATCGACCTAAAGGATCTGCCGCGAATTTTTAATCGGGGATTTACCGGTACGAACGGACGCGTATTTAAGAAATCGACAGGTATGGGTTTATATCTGGCCCAAGAGCTTTCAAAAAAGCTGGGACACTACATTTCATGTGAATCTGCCGCAGGAATGGGTAGCTTCACAGAATTCATAATCCATTTCCCGAAGAACCATGATCCACACCTGAACATGCTTCAAAAGAACACGCCAAAAACGCAATAA
- a CDS encoding response regulator transcription factor, giving the protein MFRIMIVEDDEKIRTIVAETLRKWQYEVIEVSTFEQILDEFIAGQPHLVLLDVNLPLFDGFYWCQQIRSVSKVPIIFLSSRNQNMDVIMAINMGADDYVQKPFDLDVLVAKVSALLRRNYTYQDESLQIAHRQLIFHISNSTIQYGELTAEVTRNEFIILQTMMRNIGKIISRDDLMHVLWNDEQFMDDNTLTVNVNRLRRKISMLGLEDFIVTRKGMGYIIE; this is encoded by the coding sequence GTGTTTCGAATCATGATCGTAGAAGACGACGAGAAAATTAGAACAATCGTAGCGGAGACGCTGCGTAAATGGCAATACGAGGTCATAGAGGTGTCCACCTTTGAGCAAATATTGGACGAATTCATTGCAGGTCAGCCGCACTTGGTGCTGCTGGACGTTAATTTACCTTTATTCGACGGGTTTTACTGGTGCCAGCAGATCCGTTCCGTCTCCAAAGTGCCTATTATTTTTCTGTCCTCACGTAATCAAAACATGGACGTCATCATGGCGATCAATATGGGGGCAGACGACTACGTCCAGAAGCCGTTTGACTTGGATGTTCTCGTGGCAAAAGTAAGTGCCCTATTGCGTCGTAATTACACCTACCAGGATGAAAGCTTACAAATAGCCCACCGACAGCTTATTTTTCACATATCCAACTCGACTATCCAGTATGGGGAGCTGACGGCGGAGGTGACGCGAAACGAATTTATTATTTTGCAGACGATGATGCGCAATATTGGAAAAATCATCTCCCGGGATGATTTGATGCACGTGCTTTGGAATGATGAGCAATTTATGGATGACAATACTCTAACGGTCAACGTGAACCGCCTGCGCCGCAAAATTTCAATGCTGGGGCTAGAAGACTTTATCGTCACGCGTAAAGGAATGGGGTATATCATCGAATGA
- a CDS encoding diacylglycerol/lipid kinase family protein, giving the protein MKQAMIIINPSSGKEEALEYVSNVEESLRTQGYKVIVKETAKELDATRYCITACEEYYDLVVSIGGDGTLHETINGLMDQDHRPRLGVVPLGTVNDFARALQIPLNPEEAILTLTSSRVKRVDMGRLNGELFANVVAVGSLAESLSSVSSEDKSKLGAFAYLKEGIKELMGISAHPFVIQHDEKIWVGESPLFLAALTNSVGGFEKLAPHAAVDDGLIHCFIIKDLTIFSTISVSLSLLFGNLKEHKDVIYFTAKNVRVSSPEPVRTNVDGEEGPLLPIELSILPRHIEVIVPEVE; this is encoded by the coding sequence ATGAAACAAGCCATGATCATTATTAATCCCTCTTCCGGCAAAGAAGAAGCTCTAGAATATGTCAGTAACGTGGAAGAGAGTCTACGTACCCAAGGATATAAGGTTATCGTCAAAGAAACGGCTAAAGAACTGGATGCGACCCGCTATTGTATCACCGCTTGCGAGGAATATTATGACCTGGTCGTGTCCATCGGCGGGGATGGCACACTTCACGAGACGATCAATGGACTTATGGATCAGGATCACCGCCCGAGACTTGGTGTGGTCCCACTTGGCACGGTCAATGATTTTGCCCGCGCATTGCAAATCCCACTGAATCCCGAAGAGGCGATTCTAACACTCACATCATCCAGAGTGAAGAGGGTGGATATGGGGCGATTGAACGGAGAGTTGTTCGCTAATGTCGTTGCCGTAGGTTCACTCGCTGAATCATTATCATCCGTATCCTCAGAAGATAAATCGAAGCTTGGTGCCTTTGCCTATTTAAAAGAAGGCATCAAAGAACTGATGGGCATCTCCGCCCACCCCTTTGTTATTCAGCACGATGAAAAGATTTGGGTAGGAGAATCCCCGCTCTTTCTGGCCGCTTTAACCAATTCGGTAGGCGGATTTGAGAAGCTGGCTCCCCATGCTGCTGTAGACGACGGTCTAATTCACTGCTTTATTATCAAAGACCTTACTATCTTCAGTACCATTTCGGTCAGCTTATCTTTACTGTTCGGAAACTTGAAGGAGCATAAGGATGTTATTTACTTTACGGCAAAGAATGTACGTGTAAGCTCACCAGAGCCCGTTCGAACCAATGTAGACGGTGAAGAAGGCCCTCTTTTGCCCATCGAGCTAAGTATTCTGCCCCGTCATATCGAGGTGATTGTGCCGGAGGTGGAATAG